A single Bifidobacterium asteroides DNA region contains:
- a CDS encoding PTS ascorbate transporter subunit IIC, which produces MNGALKVLLDIFRQPAVIVALISLIGLALQRKSATDVMKGTVRTFVGFLVLTAGAGVVTNALTPFGDMFQHAFHVQGVVPNNEAIVGTVLVKYGSIAALIFFFGMIVNILLSATSYFKYVYLSGHVAFYMATMITVIFVTAGFPTWQTLLWGSIAQGLVVTLSPAIVQPFMKKVTGTDDVALGHTGGSGIALGGLVATLTRSKKHPSKSTEEINFPKNLGFLRDTTVIVALSMAVIYVIVALFAGSAYIESKLSGGQNFIVYVIIQAATFSAGVYIILAGVRVVLGEIVPAFKGISEHLVKNAKPALDVPVTFTFAPNAVLIGFLSSFVGGIVGMAILALAGTTVIIPGVVSHFMTGGATGVIGNGAGGRRGAVLGSFVNGLAITFLPYLLLPVLGSLGKGAATYSGPDFGVAGLFLGYLDKAGGQIAMIVGIIVVLVLVYVVSYFMNKRKKAISAAADVADKAKAAA; this is translated from the coding sequence ATGAACGGTGCGTTAAAAGTACTTTTGGACATCTTCCGACAGCCTGCCGTCATCGTCGCGCTGATCTCCCTGATCGGTCTGGCCCTGCAGCGCAAGTCTGCTACGGACGTCATGAAGGGGACTGTCAGGACATTCGTAGGCTTTCTGGTTCTGACCGCAGGCGCAGGCGTGGTAACCAACGCACTGACTCCCTTTGGGGATATGTTCCAGCATGCCTTCCATGTTCAGGGCGTCGTCCCCAACAATGAGGCCATCGTTGGCACGGTCCTGGTCAAATACGGCTCTATCGCTGCTCTGATCTTCTTCTTCGGGATGATTGTCAACATCCTGCTTTCGGCTACTTCATATTTCAAATATGTGTATTTGTCGGGCCACGTAGCCTTCTATATGGCCACGATGATAACCGTCATTTTCGTCACAGCCGGATTCCCCACCTGGCAGACTTTGCTCTGGGGATCCATCGCCCAAGGGCTGGTCGTGACTCTTTCCCCTGCAATTGTGCAGCCCTTCATGAAAAAAGTCACTGGCACCGATGATGTGGCCCTGGGGCACACCGGCGGCTCAGGCATCGCCCTGGGTGGTCTGGTAGCAACGCTCACCCGCAGCAAGAAGCATCCATCCAAATCGACTGAGGAGATCAACTTCCCCAAGAATCTGGGCTTCCTGCGCGATACCACGGTCATCGTGGCCCTGTCTATGGCCGTGATCTATGTGATTGTGGCACTCTTCGCAGGCTCTGCTTATATTGAGAGCAAGCTCAGCGGTGGACAGAACTTCATCGTCTATGTGATCATTCAGGCAGCTACTTTCTCAGCCGGCGTCTATATCATCCTGGCGGGTGTTCGTGTGGTCTTGGGTGAGATCGTTCCTGCCTTCAAGGGCATCAGCGAGCACCTGGTCAAGAACGCCAAGCCTGCCCTGGACGTTCCCGTCACCTTCACCTTTGCTCCCAATGCCGTTCTGATTGGGTTCCTGTCCAGCTTCGTCGGTGGCATCGTAGGCATGGCCATCCTGGCTTTGGCCGGTACGACCGTCATCATCCCCGGCGTCGTGTCTCACTTCATGACCGGCGGCGCCACAGGTGTGATCGGTAACGGCGCGGGCGGGCGACGTGGAGCCGTTCTCGGTTCCTTTGTCAACGGACTGGCCATCACCTTCCTGCCTTACCTGCTCTTGCCGGTGCTAGGCTCCTTGGGCAAGGGGGCCGCCACGTATTCCGGTCCTGATTTCGGCGTTGCAGGTCTTTTCCTGGGGTATCTCGATAAGGCAGGCGGACAGATTGCCATGATTGTGGGAATCATTGTCGTGCTGGTCCTGGTCTATGTGGTTTCCTACTTCATGAACAAGCGCAAGAAGGCCATTTCGGCCGCTGCTGATGTGGCTGACAAGGCCAAGGCAGCTGCCTAA